The genomic interval ACCCGCGCAAGTACCACGTGACCATGTACGTGGGCGACGGCAAGATGATCGAGGCCCCGAATCCGAGCGCCACCGTGCGCGTCGTCAACGTGCGCAACAGCGACCGCGTCGCCTACGTCGGGCGTCCCACGGGCTGACCCGAACGCAGCCGACCCCAGACGCACGAGAGCCCCGGATGCGGGCATCCGGGGCTCTCGGTCAGCGTGTGAGCGTCAGTGGCTCTCGTGCGGCACGTACGCGGCGATGCCCGCCTGCACGATCGCCTCGGCCTCGGCGGCGTTGCCCCAGCCTTCGGTCTTGACCCACTTGCCGGGCTCGAGGTCCTTGTAGTGCTCGAAGAAGTGCTCGATCTCCTTGCGGGTGTACTCCGGGATGTCGTCGACGTCCTGGATGTGGCTCCAGCGCGGGTCCTTCGCGGGAACCGCGATGACCTTCGCGTCGGATCCGCCGTCGTCGGTCATGTTGAAGACGCCCACGGGGCGCACCTTCACGCCGACGCCGGGGAAGAGCGGGTAGTCGAGCAGCACGAGCACGTCGACGGGGTCGCCGTCGAGGCCGAGGGTGTTCTCGAAGAAGCCGTAGTCGGTGGGGTACACGAATCCGGTGAACAGCACGCGGTCGAGGAACACGCGCCCGGTCTCGTGGTCGACTTCGTACTTGTTGCGGCTCCCCTTGGGGATCTCGATGACGGCGGCGTAGTCGGCCATGTTCACTCCTGGTGCGTGCGGGATGTCGAAGTAACGTTAGCCGATGCACCCTGGAGCAGACCGACCGCGCCTCACACCCGAGATGGCCGATATCCGCCGTGCCGTGCGCGACGCGACGACCGACCTGCGGGGCTCGGATGCGCTCGTGTTCGTCGCTCTCTCGGGCGGCGCGGATTCGCTCGCGCTCGCCGCAGCCACGGCGTTCGAAGCGCCGCGCGCCCAGCTGCGCGCCGGGGCCGTGATCGTCGATCACGCTCTTCAGGCAGGTTCGGATGCGGTGGCCGCCCGCGCCGCCGAGCAGGCACGTGAGCTCGGGCTCGACCCGGTGATCGTGGAACGCGTCGAGGTGGGCTCGGCGGGTGGGCCGGAAGCGGCGGCGCGCGAGGCGCGCTACGCAGCGCTCGAGTCCGTGGCGACTCGCTCCGGCGCCCGTGCGGTGCTGCTCGCCCACACCCTCGACGATCAGGCGGAGACCGTGCTGCTGGGGCTCGCGCGCGGAAGCGGCGCCTCGAGCCTGCAGGGGATGGCTCCCACCTCCGGGCTGTGGCGTCGGCCGCTCCTCGGCATCCGCCGCACCGAGACGCGCAAGGCGTGCGCCGATCAGGGCCTCGAGCCGTGGGACGACCCGCACAACCTCGACCCCACCTACGCCCGGGTGCGGGTGCGCCGACGCGTGCTGCCGGTGCTCGAAGCGGAGCTCGGACCCGGCATCGCCGAGGCGCTCGCCCGCACCGCCGAGCAGGCGCGTGAGGACGCCGAGGCGTTCCAGCAGCAGATCGACGAGTTCATCGAGGACATCTGCGAACCTGCCGAAGCCGGCATCGCCGTGTCGGTCGCCGCGCTCGCCGCGAACCCGGCGGCGCTGCGGCAGCGCATCATCCGCTACGTCGTGCTCTCCGAGTTCGGCGTCGCGCTCAGCCGCACCCAGACCCTCGAGGTCGCGCGTCTCGTGACCGACTGGCGGGGGCAGGGGCC from Salinibacterium sp. ZJ70 carries:
- the ppa gene encoding inorganic diphosphatase — its product is MADYAAVIEIPKGSRNKYEVDHETGRVFLDRVLFTGFVYPTDYGFFENTLGLDGDPVDVLVLLDYPLFPGVGVKVRPVGVFNMTDDGGSDAKVIAVPAKDPRWSHIQDVDDIPEYTRKEIEHFFEHYKDLEPGKWVKTEGWGNAAEAEAIVQAGIAAYVPHESH
- the tilS gene encoding tRNA lysidine(34) synthetase TilS is translated as MHPGADRPRLTPEMADIRRAVRDATTDLRGSDALVFVALSGGADSLALAAATAFEAPRAQLRAGAVIVDHALQAGSDAVAARAAEQARELGLDPVIVERVEVGSAGGPEAAAREARYAALESVATRSGARAVLLAHTLDDQAETVLLGLARGSGASSLQGMAPTSGLWRRPLLGIRRTETRKACADQGLEPWDDPHNLDPTYARVRVRRRVLPVLEAELGPGIAEALARTAEQAREDAEAFQQQIDEFIEDICEPAEAGIAVSVAALAANPAALRQRIIRYVVLSEFGVALSRTQTLEVARLVTDWRGQGPIDLPELTARREGGLLVFASTRADDTATDASDAT